A window from Populus trichocarpa isolate Nisqually-1 chromosome 3, P.trichocarpa_v4.1, whole genome shotgun sequence encodes these proteins:
- the LOC7496571 gene encoding uncharacterized protein LOC7496571 yields the protein MGPIVLTQLATGLSVLAGAVLVKSVMDQKPMAGPLCPSCNGTGRVACLCSRWSDGDAGCRACSGSGRMACSSCGGTGTGRPIPVQISMRSPNRPPS from the coding sequence ATGGGACCGATCGTTCTGACCCAGTTGGCCACGGGTCTTAGTGTGCTAGCCGGGGCTGTTCTGGTCAAATCGGTTATGGACCAGAAGCCCATGGCCGGCCCGTTGTGCCCATCTTGCAACGGGACGGGTCGGGTCGCTTGTCTTTGTTCCCGTTGGTCCGATGGAGATGCTGGTTGCCGGGCTTGTTCCGGTTCGGGTCGCATGGCGTGTAGTAGCTGCGGAGGGACTGGTACCGGTCGGCCTATTCCGGTTCAAATCTCTATGCGGTCACCGAACCGTCCTCCATCTTGA
- the LOC7496572 gene encoding alpha-ketoglutarate-dependent dioxygenase alkB — protein MYGSDKAVTDDTDRTEFRKTEKKYKLYYDQNSKRKKQPKQVDLSEVLDFKSFLDSYHQNGELPPEIVVVDCRFDRPVFGLESRPGFYFIPGALSVDEQCRWIRESLMSFPQPPNRTNHNAIYGPISDLFIAAKERKVLVEDENMPASSDSASNGCVGNGDTRRWSFCEEDSVLLRGKSCKPVSASVLLRKLRWSTLGLQFDWSKRNYNVSLPHNKIPDGLCQLAKKLAAPAMPVGEEFHPEAAIVNYFASGDTLGGHLDDMEADWSKPIVSMSLGCKAIFLLGGKSREDPPLAMFLRSGDVVLMAGEARECFHGVPRIFTDKENAEITALELHFCDENDILEYIRTSRININIRQVF, from the exons ATGTACGGCTCCGATAAAGCCGTTACCGACGACACAGATCGAACGGAATTcagaaaaacagagaagaagtaCAAACTTTACTACGATCAAAATTCTAAAAG GAAAAAGCAACCAAAACAAGTCGACTTATCAGAGGTTTTAGATTTCAAGTCATTTTTGGATTCTTATCATCAAAACGGTGAACTTCCTCCTGAAATTGTGGTTGTTGATTGCCGTTTTGATCGGCCCGTCTTCGGCTTGGAAAGTCGGCCTG GTTTTTATTTCATTCCGGGGGCATTGAGTGTTGATGAACAATGCCGATGGATAAGGGAGAGCTTAATGAGTTTCCCTCAGCCTCCTAATAGAACGAATCACAATGCAATCTATGGGCCTATAAGTGACCTGTTTATTGCTGCGAAAGAGAGGAAAGTGTTGGTTGAGGATGAAAATATGCCTGCTAGTTCGGACTCTGCGTCAAATGGTTGTGTTGGCAATGGAGATACTCGTAGATGGAGTTTTTGCGAGGAAGATAGTGTTCTGTTAAGAGGGAAGTCTTGTAAGCCTGTTTCAGCTTCCGTCTTATTGCGGAAGTTGCGGTGGAGTACCCTTGGACTGCAATTTGATTGGTCTAAG CGTAACTACAATGTATCTCTTCCACATAACAAGATCCCTGATGGACTCTGTCAGTTGGCTAAAAAATTGGCCGCTCCTGCAATGCCCGTGGGAGAAGAATTCCACCCAGAAGCTGCAATAGTAAACTATTTTGCATCAG GAGATACACTTGGGGGCCACTTGGATGACATGGAAGCTGACTGGAGTAAACCTATTGTAAGCATGAG TTTGGGTTGCAAGGCTATTTTCCTTTTGGGAGGAAAATCTAGAGAAGATCCACCTTTAGCAATGTTTCTCCGAAGTGGTGATGTGGTTCTCATGGCTGGAGAAGCACGAGAATGCTTTCATG GTGTGCCTCGGATCTTCACTGACAAAGAAAATGCTGAAATCACAGCCCTTGAATTGCATTTCTGTGATGAGAATGATATCTTAGAATACATCAGAACCTCGAGAATCAACATTAACATCAGACAAGTGTTTTGA